TATCCGGATGATGTATTGGTGAAAGAAACATCTGATGAACGCAACATAACATACCATTTATCTGTTCATAAAGAAGACATGGGGAAAGTAATTGGTAAGCAAGGTCGAGTGGCAAAAGCGATACGCACTG
This window of the Bacillus sp. SM2101 genome carries:
- a CDS encoding KH domain-containing protein produces the protein MRQLIETIVKALVDYPDDVLVKETSDERNITYHLSVHKEDMGKVIGKQGRVAKAIRTVVYAAGASEKKRIHLEIND